Below is a genomic region from Bacillus mycoides.
ACCATGGCTAAATACCCTTTAATTCCATCAGCTGTTTTCCCTTGAAAAGAGCTAATTTGTGTAACACCCATTATTTTTTGTAATACTGATTCGAAATGTTGATTTAACTCTTCAACATTTGAATTAAAGCGCGTTTGAAGTTCTTTCACTTCCTGTAATTCAATATTTTTGTCCACCTTACATCCCCCCTATTTCAAAATTAATGGCCCGGAATGCTGCTTAAACTTTTTTCAAGTTGTTCATCTTGTTCGACTATTTTCTCCCCGGCTTGTTGTATGTTATTTAAATCATTTTCTAATAACTGTTCATATTGCTGCACCTTTTGAGATAACATTTCGATTGCTTCACAAAATTGAGTTAATCTAGTCAAATTCGTACGACTCAACTTCATATCATTAAATTTCGTTTTCCCTAAATCACTAGCACCACTTTTCAAATCACTTACTTTCGCATCAAATACCCCTTTATTTAATTTAATTTCCCCCATTTATCATTTCCCCGCCTTCTGTACTTCTACTTGAATACTAGCGTCAACCATTGAAACACTTCTACTTAAAGAAAGAATACTAGACTCACATGCAGCGATTTCTCTTTCAAGCCGCCGTATAGCTTGATCGATGTCTTCTTGCACTCTCCCTAGTTCTCCAATAAACCTCCCCAAATTAGAAATAACTTGTTGTTCATACGTTTCTTTAAAAGTAGTTGCTCTTTGCCCCTTCCAACTACTCTCGTTTATTTCTAAAGACTTAAACTGCTCTTGATTTTGTTTAATTGCTTCAAGATTATTTACAAATTTCCCTTTAGCAGTTATTAGCCTTCGTATTTTCATTTGTAATTCAGCCAATTGCCCTTGTTGATGACTTATACTACTTAATAAACCAGATTTTTGACTATTTAATTCCTCTATCCCCATGCAAATCCCCCCTTAAATAGTTGGCACTTTAATTCTAGTAGCAAAACGATTTTCAACAAAATACCCTTCAATTGGATTTAATTTTGTACTACTTAAATCTTTATTAGATACACCGAAGACCATTTGGCCTGATGATTTTCTAAGTAAAATAACATGAGATTGCGTTTTTATTGTTTTTGAAACTAAGTCGTATCGACTGTCAATTGAATCAACATCACAGCCAATTACGAAGTGGATGCCCATAAATGCACCATTTGTTATTAATTCCGCCAAACTATATATATCGCTATCTTCTAAATTACTTAAAATATCATTTACATCTGCGATTACGATTACAATCGGCTTAAATTTCTTAATAAATTCTGCCGGGTTCACTGTTTCACTTGATGCTTCCTGCTCCTCTTTAAACGCCGCTTCTCTCGATTTATAAGCATTTGTAACTTGTTTAATCGTTTTCTCAATTCCTGTTTTTTCAGCTACATATAAAGCAGAGCTCTCTCTATAGTTTGAGAAATTGCGTGTTCTTGTATCAATTAAACCTAGGTCAAAGTGACCACTGTCTGCTAACTGTTGAAGGAATTGATGAACTACATTTTCAACTTCATCTTTCTTAATTCCCCCTACAACAATATTAGACGCTTCCGTTAAATCTAATTCGAGAGGTGTAACGCTTTCTGTTTCTACACCAAATGTTAGTTTGCCTGCTTCAATAATTTTCCTTGTTTCTGGCCATGCAATAAATTCTTTGTATTCCAGAACTTCAGGTACCATAGGAATTGCTTTCGGTCTTTCTCCATTCCAGAAGGAATCCATCTCTTTTCCTTCAGCTTGTATATTTTCAATTCGAGTAAGTACATCTTCTCCCTTTGTCGGTAAAGCTGTTTGGAAGATTGTTGGTTCGTCAATTTTAACTAAACCACGTCCTGCTAATTCTTCAATTTTCAACTCTGTTCTTCCTACAATAGCTCTAGATTCTGCCTCATCTATCATATATAGCGCTATTTGTAGTTTAATATTTGTATTTACTTGTACTCTCAATGCATTTTGACGTGTAGCCGTAAGCATTAAATGAATTCCTACCGCTGCCCCTTCACGTACAATTTGTGCAATAATGCGTTCAAAGTCTTCGACAAATCCAGCTTCTCTAACAGCATCATAGTTATCTAACGTAATTAATATTGTTGGTAATACTTCTTTACTAGCTCTCTCATACATTTCAAGACTTGCAACGCCATATTTACTTAGCAATTGCTTTCTATCTTTTAATAAGTCTTCTATGCGACGAAGAAATTTCTCGCATTTTTCAACTTGGTCTAATGTAATGATGTCTGCCACATGTGGTAAAGATTTTAATGGCATTAAGCCATTTGTTCCGAAGTCTAATAAATACACATGCAAATGCTCTGGACTATGCTGACGAGCTACATCCATAATGACTGATTGTAAGAATGTTGATTTTCCGTAGCCTGGACTTGAGAAGACCGCTACGTGTCCGTCTTTACTAATATCTAGTGTTAATGGTGTTTGTGATTGTAATTCAGGCTGATCTAGTAGACCAACTGTTGCTTTTAATGGTTTCTTTTCTTTCGTCCATGCTTCTTTGAACTGAATAGCATGTAAGTCTTGTAAATATACGCTTTCTGGAAGTGGTGGTAACCACGGTCTAGCTAACGCTTCAATTTCATTTATTTCTGCGTAATCGTGAATGTAGTCAATAACAGCATCCAGTTCAGATGGTACGCTTATTACTTCTTTACTGCTACCAAGTCCACTTAAGTCTTCACTTAATATTTCATATTGTCCTAAATCATTTATTGCATAGATCGTTGCGTCTAAATGTTCTTTATCCTCTTTATTTTCTACATAGTCTGCTCCGCTCCAAGCTGATTGGAATAGTTCATAAATTTCATTGTTCCCAACTTGTAAGTACGCACGTCCTGGTAATGTAATTTCAGCAGCATCTGGTGTTTTTAAAATTTCATTACTATCTGACGTATTTTGAACTTTTAATGCTAGTTTGAATTTCGAGTTACTCCAAATTTGATCATCTACAACACCACTCGGTTTTTGCGTAGCTAATATTAAATGGATTCCGAGTGAACGACCGATACGCGCTGTTGAAACTAACTCTTTCATAAATTCTGGTTGTTCTGACTTCAGTTCCGCGAATTCATCACTAATTAAAAATAGATGTGGCATCGGTTCACTTACTAAGCCTTCTTTATACAATTTTTGATACTGGTTTATATGATTTACCTCATTTTCCCCAAATAATCGTTGCCTTTTTTGTAATTCGGCTTTAATTGATGCGAGCGCTCTCATACTTTGTGCTCCATCTAAGTTCGTAATTGTTCCTAATAAATGCGGTAAGTTTTTGAATAAATTCGCCATACCGCCGCCTTTATAGTCAATTAGTAGAAAGGCTACTTCGTAAGGATGGAAATTGACTGCTAGAGATAAAATATACGATTGTATAATTTCCGACTTACCTGAACCTGTTGTACCTGCTATTAGCCCGTGTGGTCCGTGTGCTTTTTCGTGTAAGTTTAAGTTTACGATATCTTCTTTACCACGTAATCCAAGTGGTACAGCTAAAGATTTATGCGCTGCATTTTTCTGCCAGCGACTTGTAATGTTTAACTCTTTTATTTTTTCAACACCGTACATTTCTAGGAATGTTACGCTTTCTGGAATACTATTTTTTAAGTTTTGCAAATGGTTTAACGGTGCCAATGCACGTGAGACATCTTCTAAATTGAACCCTTTCGGTACATGATTCAATTTAAATTGACGGTTAACAAGCTCTCCTTGTTCTAAGATGATGTTCCCTTGTTTTGCATCTCTTATATCAATTACCGTTTTCACGTGCTCCGGTAAACTTTGCATAACATCTTGTACAAATACAAGTGATACACCTAATTGACTCGGATCA
It encodes:
- a CDS encoding TIGR04197 family type VII secretion effector, with translation MGEIKLNKGVFDAKVSDLKSGASDLGKTKFNDMKLSRTNLTRLTQFCEAIEMLSQKVQQYEQLLENDLNNIQQAGEKIVEQDEQLEKSLSSIPGH
- a CDS encoding YwqH-like family protein → MGIEELNSQKSGLLSSISHQQGQLAELQMKIRRLITAKGKFVNNLEAIKQNQEQFKSLEINESSWKGQRATTFKETYEQQVISNLGRFIGELGRVQEDIDQAIRRLEREIAACESSILSLSRSVSMVDASIQVEVQKAGK
- the essC gene encoding type VII secretion protein EssC, with the protein product MLEQLQLLVVQTALFHSYYDLQFITIFPEEEKEKWDWMRWLPHGSVRDINVRGFVYHDRSRDQVLNSLYQILKERKLKLDEKSSTNEKMYFAPHYVVLITDEKLILDHVVMEFFNDDPSQLGVSLVFVQDVMQSLPEHVKTVIDIRDAKQGNIILEQGELVNRQFKLNHVPKGFNLEDVSRALAPLNHLQNLKNSIPESVTFLEMYGVEKIKELNITSRWQKNAAHKSLAVPLGLRGKEDIVNLNLHEKAHGPHGLIAGTTGSGKSEIIQSYILSLAVNFHPYEVAFLLIDYKGGGMANLFKNLPHLLGTITNLDGAQSMRALASIKAELQKRQRLFGENEVNHINQYQKLYKEGLVSEPMPHLFLISDEFAELKSEQPEFMKELVSTARIGRSLGIHLILATQKPSGVVDDQIWSNSKFKLALKVQNTSDSNEILKTPDAAEITLPGRAYLQVGNNEIYELFQSAWSGADYVENKEDKEHLDATIYAINDLGQYEILSEDLSGLGSSKEVISVPSELDAVIDYIHDYAEINEIEALARPWLPPLPESVYLQDLHAIQFKEAWTKEKKPLKATVGLLDQPELQSQTPLTLDISKDGHVAVFSSPGYGKSTFLQSVIMDVARQHSPEHLHVYLLDFGTNGLMPLKSLPHVADIITLDQVEKCEKFLRRIEDLLKDRKQLLSKYGVASLEMYERASKEVLPTILITLDNYDAVREAGFVEDFERIIAQIVREGAAVGIHLMLTATRQNALRVQVNTNIKLQIALYMIDEAESRAIVGRTELKIEELAGRGLVKIDEPTIFQTALPTKGEDVLTRIENIQAEGKEMDSFWNGERPKAIPMVPEVLEYKEFIAWPETRKIIEAGKLTFGVETESVTPLELDLTEASNIVVGGIKKDEVENVVHQFLQQLADSGHFDLGLIDTRTRNFSNYRESSALYVAEKTGIEKTIKQVTNAYKSREAAFKEEQEASSETVNPAEFIKKFKPIVIVIADVNDILSNLEDSDIYSLAELITNGAFMGIHFVIGCDVDSIDSRYDLVSKTIKTQSHVILLRKSSGQMVFGVSNKDLSSTKLNPIEGYFVENRFATRIKVPTI